The window ATGCCGCGATCGCGGGCAAAAAGCGTGACCGTCACCTGCAGGTCGACGGAGCCGTCCTTAAGCCAGACCTGGCGCGTCGTCACGTGCTCGATGCGCGCCGCCTCCAGCCGGCAGAGCGCCAGCGGCCCATAGATGCCGAGCGGTGCGATTGCGATGTTCCAGTCCCAGCCGAAATGGCATTGCGGCTTGCGAAGCATGTTGCCGTTGGGGATCGGCGAGTTGCCCTCGTGATAGGGCACGCGGAAGGGCTGTTCGGCCTGCCGCCTTGCCGCCTCGGCGATCGCGGAGTGGAGCACCACGCGGATGCGGTTCTCCCCGGCCACGAGAGCGCCCGAGACGTCCGGGCGGTAGCGGCGGAAGCAATTTTCCGCCTGCAGCACCAGCCGGTCGTTGACATGGACCGAGGCCGCCGTGTCGATGCTGTCGAAATCGAGATACCAGTATCCGCCGAGGTCGTCCGCATCGATCGAGACGGTGCGCTCGAGCACCCAGTCCTTGTGCGCCACCCATTGCACTTCGGCCTCGTTGCGACCGCGATAGGGGTCGGCGATGACGCCGGCGTGCTGCAGGGCGCTGTGCACATCGCCTGGCAGCGCAATCGTCAGCGCATGGCTGTTGTCCGCGGAGGCGAGCAGCCAATCGCCGGAAAGATCGATGCGGATGGCGTCGCCATTCAGGGTCTCGGGAGGCATGTCCACTATCCATTCGTGACCGGCGCTGGCCGCCGGAATACTGTCCTCGGCCGGCGCCTTCCAGGCCCGGCCGGCTCCAAGAGGTTGGGGCCGTTGCGCTATGCGGCTGTCAAAGGCGGTTCTCGCTGACAGCGTCGAAGATCGAGGCAACCCCCATGTCGAGGGAGAGCCGCACGGTGCTTCCAGGCGGATAGCGGCGCTGGCCGGCGATCCTCACCGACATGGATTGCCCGGCGAGCGTCAGCCAAAGGAGGTTGTCGGCGCCCATCGGCTCCTCGATATCCACCGTCGCCTCGTACACCTCGCCCGCCCCGGCCTCATCGACCTTGATATGTTCCGGACGCAGGCCGAGCACCACCTTCTGTCCCGGTTGCAGCGGTGTGCGCGCCGGATAGGCGGTGACGTCGAAGGCGACGCCGTCGACGCGGACGAAGCTGCGGCCTTCCCTCGCCTCCACTTCGCCGCGGAAGAAGTTCATGGAGGGAGAACCGATGAAGCCGGCGACGAAAAGGTTCTCCGGCGCATTGTAGATCGTCATCGGATCGGCGAGTTGCTGGATCACTCCGCTCTTCATCACCGCAATGCGATCGGCGAGCGTCAGCGCCTCGATCTGGTCGTGGGTGACGTAGATCATCGTATTCTTCAACGACTGGTGCAGCCGCTTGATTTCGACGCGCAGTTCCGAGCGCAGCTTGGCGTCGAGGTTCGACAGGGGCTCGTCGAAAAGGAAGACGTCGACGTCGCGCACCAGCGCCCGGCCGATTGCCACGCGCTGGCGCTGACCGCCGGAAAGCTCGGAGGGCCTGCGCTTGAGCAGGGGCCGGATCTGCAGGATCTCCGCCGCCCGCGCGACGCGCTTGTCGATTTCCGCCTGCGGCACCCGCGCGACCTGCAGGCCGAAGGAGAGATTTTTCTCGACCGACATTTGCGGGTAGAGCGCATAGGACTGGAACACCATACCGATGCCGCGGTCCTTCGGTTCCTCCCAGGTGACATTGCGATCATGGATGAATATCTGCCCGTCGGTGACGTCGAGCAGTCCGGCGATGCAGTTGAGCAGCGTGGACTTGCCGCAACCGGACGATCCGAGCAGGACAAGAAACTCTCCGTGATCGATGTCGATATTGAGCTTGTCGAGGACCGTGACGGCGCCGAAGCTCAAGGAAAGACCCCTGACAGAAACGCTAGCCCGCATTTTTCACACTCCTTGTGCCCTGCGTTGGATTGTGGCGAGGCGGATACGGGGGAAAGCCGCGAAAAGCGTAGCTGGTCCTACGGTCGAGCGGCTTTCGCCCGGAGGCGGCCGACACAATCCAACCCTGCGGGCCAGTTGAAAATGGCGACAGTGGGCGTCGAATGACTTGCCCGATGAACCACATCGGGCTGCGCCATCCTCCTACCCTGTCGCCATTTTGAACCGGCGCAGGGCACAAGGAGTGTGAAAAATGCGGGCTAGTCATGCTTGCTTATCCTTTCACTGCGCCGGCTGCGATGCCGCGTACGAACAGGCGGCCCGAGACGAAGTAGACCGTCAGCGGCACGAGACCGGTGAGGATGGTGGCGGCCATGTTGACGTTGTATTCCTTCACGCCCTGGACCGAGTTGACGATGTTGTTGAGCTGCACCGTCATCGGGTAGTATTCCGGCCGGGTGAAGACCACGCCGAACAGGAAGTCGTTCCAGATTCCGGTCACCTGCAGGATCATCGCGACAACGAAGATCGGCAGCGACATCGGCAGCATGATCTTCAGATAGATCGTCCAGAAGCCGGCGCCGTCGACGCGCGCCGCCTTGAACAATTCCTCCGGCAGCCCGGCGAAATAGTTGCGGAAGAGCAGCGTCAGGATCGGCATGCCGAAGATCGTATGGACGATCACGAGGCCGGTCAGGGTACCGTAGACGCCCAGTTCTCTCAGCACGATGACGATCGGGTAGATCATCACCTGGTAGGGGATGAAGGCGCTGACGATCAGGATGGTGAAGAAGAGATCGGCGCCCTTGAAACGCCAGTTCGCCAGCGCATAGCCGTTCACCGACGCGACCGCGATCGAGATGATAACCGAAGGCACGGTGATGCGGACCGAATTCCAGAACCCCCGCGAAAGCCCGTCGCAATTGAGCCCGGTGCAGGCCTCGGCCCAGGCCTTTACCCAGGGTTGGAAGGTGACCTCCAGCGGCGGCGCGAAGATATTGCCGACGCGGATCTCCGGCATGCCCTTGAGCGAGGTCACGATCATCACGTAGAGCGGCAGCAGATAATAGAGCGATACGACGATCAGCGTGCCATAGACGATGATGTTGCGGCGCGAGAGCGTCCGTTTCGGCTTGGCGCCGCGCGGGCCGTCCTCGAGCCTGCCCCCGACCGCATCGATAGAGGCAGCCATGCTGTTCTTGGCGATGTTATCCACGCTTGCGGCCCCCTCCGAATTCGAGATACGCCCACGGCACGATGATGATGGCGACGGTCAAAAGCATCATGGTCGAGGCGGCAAAGCCCTGACCCAGGTTCTGGGCGAGGAACATGTAGTCGTAGACATATTTGGCGGGTACCTCCGAGGCGATGCCGGGGCCGCCGCTCGTCTGCGCCACCACAAGGTCGTAGACCTTGACGATGCCGCTCGCGATGATGACGAGCGTCGTGATGATGACCCCGCGCATCATCGGGATGATGATGAGGACATAGGTCTTCCACATCGGGATGCCGTCGACGCGCGCCGCCTTCCAGATGTCCTCGTCGATGCCGCGCAAGCCCGCGAGCATGAGACACATGACGAGACCCGTGCCCTGCCAGAGCGCCGCGATGAGGATGCCGTAGATGACGATATCCGCATCATAGAGCGGATCGAAGGAGAAGCTCTCCCAGCCAAGGGACCGCACGATCGACTGAATGCCGTATTGCGGGTTGAGCAGCCATTGCCAGACCAGGCCCGTGACGATGAAGGACAGGGCGAAGGGATAGAGCATGATGGTGCGGAACGTGTTTTCGAAACGGATCTTCTGATCCATCAGCGCCGCAAGCACGAAGCCGATCACCAGGCTGAAGACCAGTGAGAGGAAGCCGAAAATCGCCAGATTCTGGATCGAAACGATCCAGCGCGGCGCCTCCCACAGCCGCTCGTACTGATCGAGCCCGACGAAATTGAGCCGCGGCAGCAGCTTCGAATTGGTGAAGGAATAGACGACCGTCCAGACCGTGCCGCCGAGGAAGATGACCACGGCCGTCAGGATCATCGGTATAGAGGCGATCTTCGCATTCAGGTTACGCAGCCACTGGTTCGGACGAACCGAACCACGGGTTAGACCTGTCATATTCCCTCCTCCGGAACTGCTATGGTTTTCGGATGGCGGCAGCCCGGCTCCGCAGCCGCACGGCGACGCCTGCCAAATCACGCACCGCCCGCGCGCGCCAATGCCGCGACCGAGCCGCCCAACGAGCTCGGGGCCGGCCCCGCGACAAAAGCGGGGCCGTCATGCGCCGGACGTTAGTCCGCCGCCGCGATGATGTCAGCAA is drawn from Sinorhizobium sojae CCBAU 05684 and contains these coding sequences:
- a CDS encoding ABC transporter ATP-binding protein yields the protein MRASVSVRGLSLSFGAVTVLDKLNIDIDHGEFLVLLGSSGCGKSTLLNCIAGLLDVTDGQIFIHDRNVTWEEPKDRGIGMVFQSYALYPQMSVEKNLSFGLQVARVPQAEIDKRVARAAEILQIRPLLKRRPSELSGGQRQRVAIGRALVRDVDVFLFDEPLSNLDAKLRSELRVEIKRLHQSLKNTMIYVTHDQIEALTLADRIAVMKSGVIQQLADPMTIYNAPENLFVAGFIGSPSMNFFRGEVEAREGRSFVRVDGVAFDVTAYPARTPLQPGQKVVLGLRPEHIKVDEAGAGEVYEATVDIEEPMGADNLLWLTLAGQSMSVRIAGQRRYPPGSTVRLSLDMGVASIFDAVSENRL
- a CDS encoding carbohydrate ABC transporter permease, with product MDNIAKNSMAASIDAVGGRLEDGPRGAKPKRTLSRRNIIVYGTLIVVSLYYLLPLYVMIVTSLKGMPEIRVGNIFAPPLEVTFQPWVKAWAEACTGLNCDGLSRGFWNSVRITVPSVIISIAVASVNGYALANWRFKGADLFFTILIVSAFIPYQVMIYPIVIVLRELGVYGTLTGLVIVHTIFGMPILTLLFRNYFAGLPEELFKAARVDGAGFWTIYLKIMLPMSLPIFVVAMILQVTGIWNDFLFGVVFTRPEYYPMTVQLNNIVNSVQGVKEYNVNMAATILTGLVPLTVYFVSGRLFVRGIAAGAVKG
- a CDS encoding carbohydrate ABC transporter permease, translating into MTGLTRGSVRPNQWLRNLNAKIASIPMILTAVVIFLGGTVWTVVYSFTNSKLLPRLNFVGLDQYERLWEAPRWIVSIQNLAIFGFLSLVFSLVIGFVLAALMDQKIRFENTFRTIMLYPFALSFIVTGLVWQWLLNPQYGIQSIVRSLGWESFSFDPLYDADIVIYGILIAALWQGTGLVMCLMLAGLRGIDEDIWKAARVDGIPMWKTYVLIIIPMMRGVIITTLVIIASGIVKVYDLVVAQTSGGPGIASEVPAKYVYDYMFLAQNLGQGFAASTMMLLTVAIIIVPWAYLEFGGGRKRG